The genomic interval TCATCAATAATCTTTTAATAGAACTGATATGTGCTTTTGCCAAATCAACAACATGGATATAATCACGCAAACATGTTCCATCAGGAGTATTATAATCATCTCCGAAAACTTGTAATTGTTTTCTTATTCCTATTGCAGTCTGAGTAATAAATGGAACTAAATTATCGGGTACTCCGAGAGGTAATTCTCCTATCAAACCAGACTCATGAGCTCCTATAGGATTAAAATATCTTAATGAAACAGTTTTTAAAAATGAATTTGTTTTTATAAAATCCTGAATTATTTCCTCAGATATTTGTTTAGTATTGCCATAGGGTGAATTAGCTTTTTGAAAAGGAGCAGTTTCATCAACAGGCAATTTTTCGGGTTGTCCGTAAACAGTACAGGAAGAAGAAAAAACAAGATTTTTGATTTTCTTGTTTACCATACATTCCAGAATATTCATTAACGAAACAAGATTGTTGTGATAATATTTTAAAGGATTTGAAACAGATTCCCCAACTGCCTTAAAAGCAGCAAAATGAACAATAGCATCAATATTATTATGTTTCTCAAAAAATAAACTTGTGTTTTTTTTATCACACAAATCAAATTTTTCAAAAACAGGACGCATACCTGTTATTTCTTCAATGCCATTCAACACATCCAAATTTGAATTAGACAAATTATCAACAATTATAACTTCAAAACCATCTTTAATT from Bacteroidales bacterium carries:
- the galE gene encoding UDP-glucose 4-epimerase GalE, encoding MKKKILITGGTGYIGSHTAVELIKDGFEVIIVDNLSNSNLDVLNGIEEITGMRPVFEKFDLCDKKNTSLFFEKHNNIDAIVHFAAFKAVGESVSNPLKYYHNNLVSLMNILECMVNKKIKNLVFSSSCTVYGQPEKLPVDETAPFQKANSPYGNTKQISEEIIQDFIKTNSFLKTVSLRYFNPIGAHESGLIGELPLGVPDNLVPFITQTAIGIRKQLQVFGDDYNTPDGTCLRDYIHVVDLAKAHISSIKRLLMNNNKSGYEIFNLGTGKGNSVFEVINTFEKVTGEKINYRVVNRRPGDIEQIYASTSYANSELNWKTELTLGNALYSAWIWEKNYRNKTKK